One region of Palaemon carinicauda isolate YSFRI2023 chromosome 40, ASM3689809v2, whole genome shotgun sequence genomic DNA includes:
- the LOC137631662 gene encoding LOW QUALITY PROTEIN: uncharacterized protein (The sequence of the model RefSeq protein was modified relative to this genomic sequence to represent the inferred CDS: inserted 1 base in 1 codon), translating into MTSVLSHVIPSEALLKFRYYYFVRHFGKDVVYLVYKYCFLHGNPKTIRQILEDNGVNLGKKGPFNGQEITNLTTEPPENLDITVLNKICQTLWLKMVNYPGDKLRDLIRKIKDERNAVSHEEGNITENELEIKLLAFESTLKEALDEASIIYPSQRTEFDQLKLEVTDIVPKIQEKIREKYDPSNPDHVQRLKKEMEEFTDQLQDYIQEKCQEELASRYSVSCRILPFDWLTQYGVTDPGEIMVSLRMDADEEFHAGLSKREPLIINQNEVLDKKNPSGQDPKVVILSGGAGSGKTTMLCSIVEKWYKQSNDVINLASFQLLLYMEFRKDDYDNFETYIKDLLHCTMQDFSFDLVKSSILRSKCLILCDGFDEANKRSKKLFEEILSLNCKDIKILVTTRPINTLELTNMVNKSKHHRINLSMLGIPKDVLDSHMKTLVSHLLKTDPIRRDEIIKDITKILKTMSNEMGRILRNPLWFNLFVLLYIECPAIRGNLNTVSSLYTQLKKHNKKRLTEKYGIEEDDVDEFESLYKKRSLLYYIQQKYELSQVDTKIFKAKLKELDLDFNTVMSSYFNIKHTTKDLEVVKIFSYRHRSEQEFIAASVICDEMIRLYEDESDKFDELKEKGENIINYVVSSVPYLNERKKQLIEDINLDGLMPFITGILYNTDRDILYLIVEDIMNLHWKIRGKKYLSKVKDTDSFLKYITETRNDENXIKSVIKILKDSCGGNIGILHMMEGEFLACMPLLVPEITVKTLTFVLFSNPDDLPNLIPTLSTASQCNIEVLLRFPNQWLDGSDGNADSCLEKAVTCAKFEGKLTQYGIRCIPKCMRILRLYVDLNALGAMSAHIQVLSCLRILVLKVHDDGSSDPGNLSPIDFRGEEFVVHFSTDQDVTVDSNLERMATVLNGFWPPNRRQSEDEMTILYISPSLSSKFTENGIKLLVTKLKVEPLGLLIIYDGTDEALERENEICEHFKDRNFGSFQLSKTEYASI; encoded by the exons ATGACTTCAGTTCTATCACATGTAATCCCCTCCGAGGCACTCTTAAAATTCagatattattattttgttagacATTTTGGAAAGGATGTCGTATATCTTGTTTACAAGTACTGTTTTCTTCATGGAAACCCCAAGACGATTCGTCAGATTTTGGAAGACAATGGAGTTAACTTAGGAAAGAAGGGTCCTTTTAATGGTCAGGAAATTACTAATCTGACGACAGAGCCCCCAGAGAATCTAGATATTACAGTTCTTAATAAGATTTGTCAGACTCTTTGGCTAAAGATGGTGAATTACCCAGGTGACAAACTTAGAGAtttgataaggaaaataaaagatgaaaggaaTGCTGTTAGTCATGAAGAGGGTAATATCACAGAGAATGAACTCGAAATAAAACTCTTAGCTTTTGAAAGCACACTCAAGGAAGCGCTTGATGAAGCAAGCATAATTTACCCAAGTCAGAGGACTGAATTTGATCAACTGAAACTTGAGGTTACAGATATTGTTCCAAAAATTCAAGAAAAGATACGTGAGAAATACGATCCTTCGAATCCAGATCATGTTCAACGACtaaagaaggaaatggaagaatttaCAGATCAGTTACAGGATTACATACAAGAGAAATGCCAAGAGGAGCTTGCCTCTCGTTATAGTGTTTCCTGTAGGATTTTACCTTTTGACTGGCTTACGCAGTATGGAGTTACAGATCCCGGTGAGATTATGGTGTCTCTGAGGATGGATGCTGATGAAGAATTTCATGCTGGCCTCTCAAAACGAGAGCCTCTTATCATCAATCAAAATGAAGTATTAGACAAGAAAAATCCAAGTGGCCAAGACCCAAAAGTAGTCATACTATCAGGTGGTGCAGGTTCCGGAAAGACTACTATGCTGTGCTCTATTGTAGAGAAGTGGTATAAACAGTCAAATGATGTGATAAATTTAGCTTCTTTTCAATTGTTACTCTATATGGAGTTCAGGAAGGATGATTATGATAACTTTGAAACATATATAAAAGATCTCCTGCATTGCACAATGCAAGACTTTAGTTTCGATCTTGTAAAGTCTTCAATACTTCGCTCAAAGTGCCTGATCTTATGTGATGGGTTTGATGAGGCCAACAAAAGATCAAAGAAGCTTTTTGAAGAGATTTTAAGCCTAAATTGCAAAGATATAAAAATTCTTGTAACAACTCGTCCAATAAACACTTTGGAACTCACAAACATGGTAAACAAGTCAAAACACCATCGAATCAACTTGAGTATGTTGGGTATCCCTAAAGATGTCTTAGATTCGCACATGAAAACGCTTGTATCCCACTTGTTGAAGACAGACCCTATAAGAAGAGATGAAATAATCAAAGATATTACAAAGATTTTAAAGACTATGAGTAATGAAATGGGCCGTATACTAAGGAACCCTCTGTGGTTCAATCTCTTTGTGTTACTTTATATAGAGTGTCCTGCAATAAGAGGAAACCTTAATACAGTTTCATCACTGTATACCCAGCTGAAAAAGCACAATAAGAAAAGGTTAACTGAGAAATACGGAATTGAGGAAGATGATGTTGATGAATTTGAATCCTTGTATAAAAAACGGTCATTACTGTATTACATTCAGCAAAAATATGAATTATCCCAAGTGGACACCAAGATATTTAAAGCAAAACTCAAAGAACTGGACTTGGATTTCAACACTGTTATGTCCTCTTATTTCAACATTAAGCACACAACAAAGGACCTGGAAGTTGTGAAAATCTTTTCCTATAGACATCGAAGTGAGCAAGAGTTCATTGCAGCCAGCGTAATTTGCGATGAAATGATAAGACTGTATGAAGATGAAAGTGACAAGTTTGATGAACTGAAGGAAAAAggtgaaaatataattaattatgtTGTCTCTTCAGTGCCATATTTGAATGAAAGGAAAAAACAGTTAATTGAGGATATAAATTTGGATGGGTTAATGCCATTTATAACTGGAATCCTCTACAATACAGATAGAGACATACTGTACTTAATTGTTGAAGATATTATGAATTTGCATTGGAAAATTAGAGGGAAAAAGTATTTGTCTAAAGTTAAAGATACAGATTCCTTCCTTAAGTACATTACAGAAAcaagaaatgatgaaa ttatTAAGAGTGTtattaaaatcttaaaagattcATGCGGAGGAAACATAGGGATATTGCATATGATGGAGGGTGAGTTTCTTGCATGTATGCCTTTGCTAGTGCCTGAAATAACAGTGAAGACACTTACATTTGTATTATTTAGCAATCCTGATGACCTACCTAATTTGATTCCAACTTTAAGTACAGCAAGCCAGTGCAACATTGAAGTTTTGCTTAGATTTCCTAATCAGTGGCTAGATGGAAGTGATGGAAATGCTGACAGTTGCTTAGAAAAGGCCGTGACGTGTGCGAAGTTTGAAGGAAAACTCACACAATATGGAATAAGATGCATTCCAAAGTGCATGAGGATTCTTCGTCTATATGTGGATCTGAATGCCCTGGGAGCAATGTCAGCTCACATTCAAGTTCTTAGTTGTCTAAGGATTTTAG TATTAAAAGTACATGATGATGGCTCCAGTGATCCGGGAAATCTTTCTCCAATTGACTTCAGAGGCGAAGAATTTGTTGTACATTTTTCCACCGATCAGGATGTGACAGTTGATTCAAATTTGGAACGAATGGCTACCGTACTGAATGGGTTCTGGCCACCGAACAGAAGACAAAGTGAAGACGAAATGACAATATTGTACATATCACCATCACTATCATCAAAATTCACAG AGAATGGTATAAAGCTGCTTGTGACGAAGCTTAAGGTTGAACCTCTCGGTCTATTAATCATTTATGATGGTACTGACGAAGCcttggaaagagaaaatgaaatctGCGAACATTTCAAGGACAGAAATTTTGGGAGTTTCCAGCTGTCTAAAACTGAGTATgcaagtatttaa